In the Dictyostelium discoideum AX4 chromosome 6 chromosome, whole genome shotgun sequence genome, aaaaaaactaattagtTTGTTGTGATATTTTACAATAGAAATATTTATGAGACCATctcattttaataaaattttaattaaataattcacaCTTATTTCTCGtcaaattattgtttttttgtctgcaaattatttaaaaaaaaataaaaaaaaaaaatatattaataaaaaaaatattaccaCACATATTTACACCCCCATACACATTGCTGTGTAACTTTAATGGGTGTCATTTCCGACGGTttgaatttttgattttgattttatatttatttgcctatctaataaaaataattaaatttatatcaaatataataaatttttaatttattatattttattattttaatttttaatttaattttttttttattaaaaaaagaaggtataaattaaaaaaaaaaaattacatatacatatacaaatacaaatacaaatacaaatacaaatacaaatataaatataaataaattaaaaaaaaaaaaaaaaaaaatgaaaataattaaattttcaataatttttttaatattaattattaatattataaattcaaaagaatGTACAAAAAACCATGAATGTAATTTACCATATTCATATTGTGGTAATGGTTGGTTAATTGATGTAAGATCAATTGGGTTGGGCAGAGATGGTAAAATTTATTTCACTGCTAGAAATCAATTTGATACAAGTGATAATCAATTAGGACCATCATATTTAGTTAGTGTTGTTAAAGATTCTGCCGATAGAAATCCAGGTACAACCATTGTTTATAAGATTACTGATGAACAACCAAATGGACCAGTTTTCAATCGTGTTAATGGTATTGGTGGTGTTaatcaattatcaaatggtaaattcttaattattaaagatatgTATCGTTATTTACCACTCTATGGTACAATTAATGAACAAACTAAAAAGTATACAACTGCCTTCAAACAAAactttgaaaattcaatttacaTTGATGGTGATACAATGTATCGTTGTATTGATAATCGTTTAGAATCAGTTACACCAGTGCCATTATCATTAGATTCTCCAAGTGGTGCAGGTGAAACTAAATTACTTTATAATACAAACTATTGTCTTGGATTAGTTAAAGTTGGtactaatttaatttttacacAAAGAATTCAAATTGGTGATCAATCAATTATTGGATTTTATATTACAGTGGCAAATTGTAGTAATTGTAGTACTCCATCACCAATGTTTTCAGTAACTGATCCAGCAGTTTATAGTCTTGCAGctgataaaaattatttctattattcaACTCGTAATGGTTTATTTAGAGTACCAATGAATGGTGATGTTAGTAAAAGAATGAAATTATCTGATAATCCAAATATTAAAGGTATCTTAAGAGATCAAACTTCCAGTGGAATTTATTATGCTAGTAGTTTTGGTAATGGTTCTTCAATTATTAGAATTGATGCTATAGATTTTAGAATTCAAACTCTCTATGACTATACTGGTGCTAGTAATCCTTCAACTTCAACTGGTACCTGCCAATGTCTTTCTGCATTCACTGGTGATAATTGTTCAAATTGCAATGGTACTGTAAATTGGGAATCTAATCcaattacaaattcaaattatccAGTTTGTCATCCATTCTTACCGGATGGTTCAGTTTCATATTGTAATCAAGATTGGCAATGTTCAAATAATCCATACAATTATTGTCTAGATAATTCATGTGTTTGTAGAAAAGGTTTCGGTGGTAATATTTGTCAATATTGTTCTTCAAATAATGTTACTTGGTCAAATGGTATTCCAACTTGTAATTTATATTACCATGGTTATACAACttctaattaaaaaaaaaaaactcataatatatatatattatttaatcttcaattgatgattaatttatttatttttttatatacaaacaatataatataataataataataataaaaataaaaatatttttatttttcatttattctAATacataatataattaatttatttatttatttatataaattaaattttaaaatttaatttatttaaaagagaATGAAGACCATTTATTATAACCAtcattcattaaataattaattagatCATCTTCATTAATTGGGTTATAGgtatcatttgaaaattcaattgtaAATGGTGAGTTCATATAAGCTGGaacaaagaaataaaattctaGAGTACCATTACGTTGATGGAATTCAATGTTTGgactatcttttttaaatactgACATAATATCTGGATCGGAAGCAGCATCAACTTTGAAAGCatataataaaacattttgATACACTGTATAGTCACCAGATGAAAGAGTTTCTGTGAATGTTTCAGTTGTTTCACTATAACTTGTACTTGAGTAACTAAAACTTGTTGAAACTTCAAAACTTGTTTCACAGACTCCAATTGAACTACCAACACTTGCTTTAATTGAAGTTGATGTACTAAAGGTTGAAGAGAAACCAGTTTTCTTTGAGA is a window encoding:
- a CDS encoding EGF-like domain-containing protein — encoded protein: MKIIKFSIIFLILIINIINSKECTKNHECNLPYSYCGNGWLIDVRSIGLGRDGKIYFTARNQFDTSDNQLGPSYLVSVVKDSADRNPGTTIVYKITDEQPNGPVFNRVNGIGGVNQLSNGKFLIIKDMYRYLPLYGTINEQTKKYTTAFKQNFENSIYIDGDTMYRCIDNRLESVTPVPLSLDSPSGAGETKLLYNTNYCLGLVKVGTNLIFTQRIQIGDQSIIGFYITVANCSNCSTPSPMFSVTDPAVYSLAADKNYFYYSTRNGLFRVPMNGDVSKRMKLSDNPNIKGILRDQTSSGIYYASSFGNGSSIIRIDAIDFRIQTLYDYTGASNPSTSTGTCQCLSAFTGDNCSNCNGTVNWESNPITNSNYPVCHPFLPDGSVSYCNQDWQCSNNPYNYCLDNSCVCRKGFGGNICQYCSSNNVTWSNGIPTCNLYYHGYTTSN